The genomic segment tatatctgtaaccttgttatgggctaagggggcccagcctgaaggccagttagggggggatttggggatgagtgcttatttgtgccctgggtacccctggaactatagcggggtgactgttaccccaatgtttctatatatctgtaaccttgttatgggctaagggggcccagcctgaaggccagttagggggggatttggggtgagtgcttatttgtgccctgggtacccctggaactatagcagggtgactgttaccccaatgttgcAGTTTGGCCCTTGAGCTAAACAATAGAATTACAACATCAGGAATAGGACCCATCGGAGCAAGGATTGGCCAATGCAttccccgatctgatggaaaaatcaaacctgtccaatcaacatctgcccaattttatgccagatatcagtcggggtgccccatacacggacagataagcttccaaattggtctaaagaacATGAATGACCACCTTAAGAGTTTTCTATGCCGGATGAGTTGGTACTAAATAGTGGGTGTCAGGTAGTTAGATAGTTAGCCTTTAGTATTCAGTGATGTAGAGCGGCACAAGGGGCCGGTGTTCGCCATAGAATGTATTGGTCACCCGTGTGTTTCCTCGGTGTAACTCGGCTGTAATCTTTCTTCCCTGCAGATCTTTCCAGACCCCTCAGACTTTGAGCGATGCTGCAAGCTGAAGGACAGACTCCCCTCCATCGTAGTAGAACCCACAGAAGGCGACGTGGAGAGCGGGGAGCTGAGGTGGCCCCCGGAGGAGTTTGTGGTAGATGAAGACAAAGAAGGTTCTTGCGACCAAACAAAGAAAGAGAACGAGCAGTAACCGCGCCCGTTGCCACCGGTTTAAACCTTATTGTCGTTCGGAGCAAGAGGGGTTGCCAGTTGGCTGAGACTTGGTTAGGGAGGCTTTTGTTATCGAGGGCAAATTCAAAGATGCACCTGCAAgatttttctttccatttttgtttatttttctcgTGAGAAACAACGCAGCCTTGGACGCGCCGAGAAGCGGGAAATGttcgctgtttttttttttttatcttcgtTACCTAGAGATGTTATCAGAGTTCCTTCCCAGATGTTTGAGGCGGCAGTAGGTTCTAACGGCAACGGATCAAACGCAAATCCTGAGTGAGCACCAGTCGGGGGCACGGTACTGTTTTCCTCCAAAAAGAGGCTGAAATCCATCATCTCTCCATACGTTCTTCTGGGTGGGATTGATATTGACCATCGTGCTTTTAGTTCTCCAAGAATCCGGAACCAATAGTCACATCTTCAAGGAATATTTGTCTCCACAATGGGGGGGCAGAGGCTACAGCCGTCGTATGTCTTTAATGTCCCCACTTGGATTATTCCCTAAACTATATGTTTTATATGGAGCTTCCGGTCCTGTTGAAGAACTGGTGTCCACTACCTTTACACCACATGTGCCCACAGAACCTCATGTCACTATTTAGTACCATAGTTGTGCCCATAGAGTGCACTTATATTGTCCGACACCTTTTTACACTTATgcacctttatttttttctttttgtatttgagCGAAAGGATTGCGGCCTCTTCTGCCGGTAAAAATCCAACGCAACATTCGCTGAATGGCGGGGAAGAATGAGTAATATGGGGATCATCAAAGGATACGTCGAGGCCCATTATCCATGTTCCCAAGCAGAACTGGCTTTTCCTTTGTTTCTCTAGACCTTCCTGTGCTGAAAGGCCCATGATGCGCTTTGTTAGGTGCTGACGGAACGTACCATAAACACATCTGTCTCGCCTTTTCCCCGCTTTTTAACCCTTTCGCTTCTGCACGGAATCCGCCCGTATGCAAAATACCTCAGTTTCCAACGCCGGCGGGGCCgcgaaaggcaaaaaaaaacaaaaaatggctTTTTGGGTCCGTTTCATGTCCGGTCTGTCGAGTCCCCGAAGATACAGCAATAACTTTTTTTCGTCCGTGCTTCGAAAACGCAAAATGTGCCGCTTATCTCATGTTGCGTGTATATCTTGCTAGTAACGCGTGGAATGTTCTAATGGTCTCGTCCGCATCCTCCAATGGGGTTTGGTcaactttaaaaaagaaaaaaaaaaaaattctctaggCCATTGTGTTTGTTCAGTACATCTGTTCCGGTTCTACTAACGGGGTGTTATTGTGATCCGTCGGAAAGTGTCCGGGCCCCCGTGTTGGGCCCCCATCATGGACAATAAATGTGCTCTCAGTGCTAACATTGACACAACTGTGACTTGGTAGGGATAGGAGATCATGTGGGTGGCTAACGATCCGGATCCCTTGTGTCCGCGTCCCTTTGTCGAGAGTATTGTATATTTCCGGTTGTTACTAATGTACCAGTGAACAAAAGCACTCCAGTTATCTCTGTtgtattatagtatatatatatatttctttaattttttgagGCTCAGGGAGAAgctagcttattttttttttttttttttccaaactactTTTGTCACTGTGACAGTTGTAAATAAAAGTTTGAAATTGCTTTCCAATCCTGTCCCTGTCTGTGGTTATTTATCAGCTGCAACTGCAGGGTATGAATCTGTTGGCAATAGCTACCCCCCaaccatttcccacaatgccttgcatgttctgttaTTAAAGCCGATCAgcaggagcaagatagcagctcccagtaggtatcagaatagcactcaatagtaagaaatccaagtccggcttgggactcctccagttacatgggagtaggagaaacaataggtaagctgaaagcagttctaatgtgtagcgctggctgaaagctcagactcaggcacactttactgctgcgctgcaagttggagtgatatcccccccccccccccctcacccccagcagccgatcagcagaacaatgggaagggagcaagatagcagctcccagtaggtatcagaatagcactcaatagtaagaaatccaagtccggcttgggactcctccagttacatgggagtaggagaaacaataggttagctgaaagcaggtctaatgtgtagcgctggctgaaagctcagactcaggcacaaggcactgagatggcgcctacacaccaatattacagctacaaatacatttgttggtacaagaataaaaggttaaatggcagagggaattatttgctgtgtaacagtgtcatttagagataaaaagtgccccataaatattgTGGCTAcctgtagcagctactaaaccctagaaaatcccctgccatagacaatactgagaattgcctcagatAAAAcgcacatagagacaattatcagtaaatgatcagcattgtttattttagtagctacTACAAGTAGCACAGTGTGACTTCACCTTAAATCCTATCAGCAGTGTGTGAAGAAGCAAGGGAAGCCCTGCAACAGGAGGATTTTACATTCATCTCTCTGTGGCCATTTGCCTGGATATAAAGCCATACTATTGTATATAGGGCCCTTATAGACTAAACAGACCAAACAAAAGCTCTAAGTTACTTTAATATTTCTGCGTTACAGGATGTTCCCACGGATCTATTGTCCCGGATTGATCTAAATCAAGGGTCCTTGTTATGGGAAGGGCGGTGAAGTTGTAACATTGGGACCATTGTATCTATTTATACGTCATTCTGtcccctttggggggggggggggtacatagaGCACTTTCCCAGGGCTTGAGCAGCTATAAAATAGGCAGACACCTACCTACAGCTACTTACTCCTACCTTGCAAGTACCACCCACCATGTGATAAGTTTCCTTCGAGTACATTGCTCCCACCAATGGGACCCTATCTTTTTAAATTCCCTACAGGTAAGAAGGTTACGTGGAAGCAACTCCGATAATTGCTTTATAATATGTGAGTAATGGAAATGCTGTTCTAATGCCCTGTAATTTGAGAACCTTTGATCCAGCTGGAACCATGATTTGGGCCATTACATAATAGTCAATTTTTGTCAATGTGCCTTTTATCTTAAAGAATCACATCGTaagtagcagtcctgccctgctttatggctgagattctagctatctgtataacagagcattctgtcacagtggcacagatcctatctgatccccccattgtaagcagcagtcctgccctgctttatggctgagattctagctatctgtataacagagcattctgtcacagtggcacagatcctatctgatcccccccccattgtaagcagcagtcctgccctgctttatggctgagattctagctatctgtataacagagcattctgtcacagtggcacagatcctatctgatccccctcattgtaagcagcagtcctgccctgctttatggctgagattctagctatctgtataacagagcattctgtcacagtggcacagatcctatctgatccccctcattgtaagcagcagtcctgccctgctttatggctgagattctagctatctgtataacagagcattctgtcacagtggcacagatcctatctgatccccccattgtaagcagcagtcctgccctgctttatggctgagattctagctatctgtataacagagcattctgtcacagtggcacagatcctatctgatccccccattgtaagcagcagtcctgccctgctttatggctgagattctagctatctgtataacagagcattctgtcacagtggcacagatcctatctgatcccccctcattgtaagcagcagtcctgccctgctttatggctgagattctagctatctgtataacagagcattctgtcacagtggcacagatcctatctgatcccccctcattgtaagcagcagtcctgccctgctttatggctgagattctagctatctgtataacagagcattctgtcacagtggcacagatcctatctgatcccccccattgtaagcagcagtcctgccctgctttatggctgagattctagctatctgtataacagagcattctgtcacagtggcacagatcctatctgatcccccctcattgtaagcagcagtcctgccctgctttatggctgagattctagctatctgtataacagagcattctgtcacagtggcacagatcctatctgatccccccattgtaagcagcagtcctgccctgctttatggctgagattctagctatctgtataacagagcattctgtcacagtggcacagatcctatcccccccattgtaagcagcagtcctgccctgctttatggctgagattctagctatctgtataacagtgcAGACTAATATTCCCAGGAGAAGCCAATAAAACCTATTTGTGGCCGGCTATGAGTGATATCTAGTAGCCACCCTGCGTGCGATGGATGACAGGTAATTCTCAGCATAGGGATAAGGTCACACAAGGTAGAACATACCCCGCTGGGGGCATTGTGTCTGACTTACTTTCCATGCTGTTGTCTTATCAGGTAACCTTTTAAAGTCTATTTCTAGAAGATGAAAGATCGACTATTGTTAGGTTCGATTCACTGGAAACATCCAGGTCCCCTTAGGGACGGCGGCTTTACAGCTCTCTGCCTAATGCCAGGTTTATCTATGCTCCTCAGATATTATTAGATAAGAGGGACAGACAGTTCCAACGTCATTGGGGCAGATAGGATTCAGCCACGGACTGACGGACAGACGGACGGAGGAGGCTGCACAGATGTTGCCATTTTAACCCTGCGGAGAGTTGGTGTCAGGAACCAAGAATGTGCAACTCCCATGATCCTCGGGAAGCCACTGTGCATCCATATACTTACATAACAATGTATATTCAGGCATGTGATTCATATAGTAACATAGTGAGTTAGGCTGacaaaagacacacgtccatcaagttcaaccataatgcctatatactgtataacctgcataactgccagttgatccagaggaaggcaaaaaaccccatctgaagcctctccaatatacctcaaaggggaaaaaaattcctttctgactccaagatggcaatcggaccagaacctggggcaacttgtactaagggctattgtctataaccctgtatttcctcacttgctaaaaagccccCAACTACTTCTTGTATCTgcctaatgtatctgccagtaccactgagaATCCCACAACTTTCCAGCTCTCCCTGTAACAACCCCGCCCCTCCAAATATTTAGCTGGAACCAGGGTCCGACTGGGCCCCTGGGActccgggaaaaaacccagtggtccccggtggcccagacctgatccctgtttcCCTTACATGCActtaggggaggacgttgggcgggggcccctgcagggggttaggggggtgccgtgggggcccctgcaggggattcAGGTGACGTGGCCGGCATGGCACCTTGGGGgctgcggggcccctggggtggcagcctggtgggccctgcactccccagtccgaccttggctGGAACCTCCTTTTTCTAATTGGAAaaatctaccgtatatactcgagtataagccgatccgaatataagccgaggtacctaattttacctaagaaaactggaaaaacgtattgactcgagtataagccgagggaaatgcagccgctactggaagttgaagtgatatcacccccctcccagcagccgatcagcagaacaatgggaagggagcaagatagcagctcccagtaggtatcagaatagcactcaatagtaagaaatccaagtccggcttgggactcctccagttacatgggagtaggagaaacaataggttagctgaaa from the Xenopus tropicalis strain Nigerian chromosome 5, UCB_Xtro_10.0, whole genome shotgun sequence genome contains:
- the lbh gene encoding protein LBH, which translates into the protein MSVFYPIHCTDYLRSAEMTEVIMNTQPMDEIGLSPRKDSYQIFPDPSDFERCCKLKDRLPSIVVEPTEGDVESGELRWPPEEFVVDEDKEGSCDQTKKENEQ